DNA from Candidatus Omnitrophota bacterium:
ACGGGTTCTGGAGGGTGAGGATGTACGCGCGTCACCCGTCCATGAGCGGGGGGGACAATTACACGTTCTGGAAAGATATGCTGGAAGTCCCGTTGTCCGGCCTGATTGTTGCGGGATTTTTGGCATGGGCCCTGCGTCTTCCGGTCCCGCTCCTGTTGCCGGTTGCCGCCGTTTCAGGCCTGCTCCTGATGGAGCTGTATTTTTCGCTGAAAATTCAGCGCTCATTTTACGAAATTTTATTCTGGGCCTGGGTCTCCGGTGCCCGTGCCTTTGCAAGAACCGGGGGCTTTTTGTGGGGCGCGCTTTTCTGGCCGTTCTCCAAGAAGCCCTGATTTTTCCTTCCGTTTTTCGCTTCTTTTTCCTCGCTAACGCTTCCATACCGCAGCCCGTTTTTCAGGAATTTTTCGCGGTTCCCGCCCCCTTCCAGATGCCGGAATGTCCCTCCGTGAGAAGGGCTATTCCGGGAAACGCTTACCTGTGAAAAAATCCATTAAACAGTTGATAAGATAAGGACTTATGATAATATTTTAAGTATATATAATTTTTTAGCACGGGCCCCCGCGCTATATTATACTTTTATATAGAATTTAATAGTGATCTCCTAATCCCTGGTCCCCGATGACGTATTACAAATTACTTGGTTTTGACAAAGAGCCTTTCTCCACAAGCCCTGATCCGGAATTCTTTTATCTCACCAAAGAACACGACATGGCCTTGACCAACGTCCTCATTGAGCTTCATTTGAAGCGGGGGCTGGCGGTCATCTTCGGCGACATCGGAACGGGCAAAACATCCCTCTCGCGCATGCTCGTGAAAGAGCTGAGCCGGCGCGGCAACATGACGTTTCACATCATCCTTAATCCCGTGTTCAACGATGAAAAGCAATTCCTCCTGTCCCTCGTCCGCAATTTTGAGATCGACAGGTCCTCGGGGCTCGATCCGGCCGCGATGGATATTCTTGAGCTGCGCGATGAGTTCGAGAAATTCCTGATCCAAAAAAACCTGGAAGAGAAGCAGACTGTGATCCTCATCATCGATGAGGCGCAAAAACTCAACATGCCCACGCTCGAGACCCTGCGCGTGCTTTTGAATTTTGAGACCAACGAATTCAAGATGCTCCAGCTTGTTTTGCTGGGGCAGGTGGAGCTGTATCCCAAGCTCGTCAACATGCCCAATCTGATGGACCGCATCAGTTTTAAATATACGCTCAATCCGCTGGACGCCAAAGAAACGAAAGAGCTCATCAATTTCCGCATCCACACCGCGGGGTACAACAGCCGCATGGAATTATTTTTGGACGAAGCGGTGCATGAAATTTATAACTACACGCGCGGGTATCCGCGCCGGATCACGATGCTGTGCCATCAGGTCCTCAAGGAATTGATCATGCAGAACAAGCACGCGGTTGACCGCTTGCTGGTCAAAGAGGTGATCGACAAAGAGGAGCAGTTCCGCACCGGTGGCCCGGGAATGCCGCCCATGGGGCATCGCTTGCTGGGACAAGACGTCGATAAAAATTATCCGTATCCGCACAACCCGTGAGTTTGAACTTCTATGGCAAAAGAAACGGCAGAAAAAAAATTACTCAAGATCATTGAGAGCACCCAGGCCCAGGACGCCCCGTCCGCGGACGCGCCGGCGGCCGGCGCGCCGGAGGTCCAGCAGGTCGCGGCCTCCGTGAAAGGGCTTGGCCTT
Protein-coding regions in this window:
- a CDS encoding AAA family ATPase, whose product is MTYYKLLGFDKEPFSTSPDPEFFYLTKEHDMALTNVLIELHLKRGLAVIFGDIGTGKTSLSRMLVKELSRRGNMTFHIILNPVFNDEKQFLLSLVRNFEIDRSSGLDPAAMDILELRDEFEKFLIQKNLEEKQTVILIIDEAQKLNMPTLETLRVLLNFETNEFKMLQLVLLGQVELYPKLVNMPNLMDRISFKYTLNPLDAKETKELINFRIHTAGYNSRMELFLDEAVHEIYNYTRGYPRRITMLCHQVLKELIMQNKHAVDRLLVKEVIDKEEQFRTGGPGMPPMGHRLLGQDVDKNYPYPHNP